The Gemmatimonadetes bacterium SCN 70-22 genome segment ACGATTCGAGGTCGATGTCGGGCGGCGGCGCGGCGGGGAGGGCAGGCGTCCCATGCTGCGATGCCTCGCCCGCGACGTCGCCGACGAATGCCATTCCCGTCGACTCGTCGAGGTAGCAGAGGTGATGCCAGGCATGTCCCGGCGTGTAGGCGACCGTCAGGCGGCGCTCGCCGATGCGGAGGTGTTCGTCGCCGTGCAGCACCACGAGTTGCCCCTCGTCGACGTGCTCGAAGGCCCCCCAGAGGCGGGGCAAGTCGTCCTGGTAGATGCGGCGCGCGCTGTCGAGCAGGCGCGTGGGGTCGGCCATGTGCGGGGCGCCGCGGGCGTGCACGTACACCCGGAGCGCCGGGTTCTCGCGCGCGAGCGTCCCGGTGACGCCGGCGTGGTCCAGGTGGATGTGCGAGAGGAGCACGTGACGGAGGTCACCGGGCGCGGCGCCGAAGTCGCGGATCGCCTGGTCGAGTGCCTCACGACAGGACGAGGGGCCGGGATCGACGACGGCGAGTCCATCACGCGTCTCGACCAGGTAGGTGGCAATCGCCTCCGGACGCGCGAGGTGCAGGAGGTCGCCGCAGGCGATGCCATCGGCAACGTGGCGCAGTTCGGTCATGAGGGTGGGTGCATGACGAGTGGAACGGCAGTGGGAACGGCAGTGGGAACGGCAGTGGGGACAGCGTGCAGGGCGACCTGCCGGTGGAGCGATACGACGGGATACGCGCGCCGTGGACGCTGAATCGTCAGGCAGGCGCTGGAAAATCTAACGAGTGAATGGCGAAACCACTTGCGCGCCTTACGAGAGTCCGTAGGTTTGGGGCAGCCTAACAGGCGTGGGTGCATGGCGTCACAACCGCAGCGATCTCTCAAGCACGAGTACGAGATCTTCGTCGAGCAGGAGATCGAGAACTACAAGGACTCGATCCCCCGTTCAGCGATCCTCCGCATCGGCGACGAAGCGGTGGCCAACCTGCGGGCGGCGGAGCAGTTCGCGTTCGACGAACTCCTCATCTGGGACGAGGTGGACCGCATCATCCGGCGGCGGCTCCGCATTCCCACCTACGCGACGTGGCGGCGCCGCCGTCTCAAGCTCCTCGCCGAGTACCGCCGTCCCGAACGCTGGGGGCTCAGCGCAGACGCCCCGATCGTGCGGGAGATTCCCGCGGACGCCGAGGCCCACGTGCTGGTCGTCGGCGCCAGGGAGGAAGGTACCGCGATGTATCTCGTCGCCAATGGCTGCCAGGTGACGGCCGTCGAAGAGGACCCCGAGATCGTGGAGAAGGTCATGGCGGCCGCCGGGGTGGTCGGGTTGACGTCGCGGGTCAACGGATGCGTGAGCGGGCTCGAGGCATGGTATCCCGAGTCGCCCCTGCATGCGGTGGTCTGCTCCCCCGCTGCCTTCGAGCGCCTCACGACCGACCAGCGCGAGCGTGTGATCGAGATCCTCAAGAGCGCGACGCTCGATGGCGGCGTGCACCTGGTGCAGACGCTCGTCGCCGGCAACGCCGCGATCGAGCTGGACGAGCTGCGCGCCCGCTACCACGGATGGGACGTCTCGATCGTTCGCGACGAGAGCGCCGCGCGCACCTTCATGGCCCGGAAGCAGGTGGCCTGAGGGACCAGACGGTAGGGCGAATTTTCCGACACGGCGTGTCGGAACGCTACGTGTCGTTTTGCGACACAACAGCGAGCCCCCCAGTGTGAATTGCACTGCAAGTCACCTACAGTCAATGGCTTAGCGTGGCAGCACCCGATGGCACGGCTGCTGCCATAGTAGGTGCGTGCGAGGGGATCGACAGCGGCGCCTCGCGACCGGCCGCATTCGGCGAACCGTTCTCGCCGGCTGCGGCCGGATCCGCAATGCCCCGGGGGCGAGCCCCCAATTATCCGACGCACCACCCGGCGAATCGCAGGTGCGGCATGGCCGGGCGAGGCACCTACTATATGAAGGAGGGCGACGCATGGCAGAGCGAGGTCAGGGCGTCCAGGACGAGGAGCCGGTGGGAATCGTGATCTCGCGCGGAAGCCGGGACGAACCACCGCCACGGGTGTGGGCCTACGTGTGGGGACCGGTCCCCGACGACGATACCCCGCCGACGATCCACACCCGGGACGCGAAGTCGGCGATGGCCGCGTAACGGCATCCCGAGACCATCTCAACAACAAGAAAGCCGGCGCAATGGATCGCGCCGGCTTTCTTGTTGTTTCGGGACCTCGAAGAACTAGCGCTTCTTGGTCTTCTTGGCGGCCTTCTTCGCCGTCTTCTTCGCGGCCTTCTTGGCAGTCTTCTTCTTCGCAGCCATGAGAGTATCTCCTGGTCTGGTGTGGATCACCGGTCCGATCCCCCGGTGGATCGGTCGGCAGCAACCGGAGCATTCGCATCCGGCTGGTCCTTCGCGCCAAACCACGGCGCTATGTCGAAAACACCAACAGCCTTGAAAACAGCAGCAATCGTGTCGACGCGCGTTGCGCACTCCGTCAATGGACGACTTGACAACTCGGCGCGTTTCAACTCGCGACCAATCTACAATGCCCTACATCAACTCGTAAAGTTGCAGTTCGCGAATTTCGGAGGCAGCGTGCGCGCTGCACCTGCCGCCCCCCGTGGAAGTTCCACCTGGCGGATGCGGAGCGGGGGAGATGCTGATGGAGGAGTGCGTCGGCGCAGGGGGAGGCGAAACATCCCCGCTCGACGTCCGGCGCCGGAGGGCGTCCCGGGATGATCGGCGAAGTGGCCGCAAGCGATGCGTTGTGGAGGAACTCTCTTCGTGATGTTGCCACGCCGTGTCCTCGCGCGCACGCGATAGGTGCTGGACGCGAATATATGAACGCGCCGTCGGGCGCGCAATACAACCCCCTGGCGTGCGGCCGGCGACGGAGGGCGATCGCATCCTCGTTAGGCGGCCCATGCCGTCCGCCCCGGGATCAGCCCGGCCGCCCGGGACGCTGGACGCCCCGCCTCCCGGGCGGCATACTCCACCCGATCGGGCATCGCGCCCGCGCACCCGGATTGCCACCATGCCGATGCTCACCATCGACGGCCACGTCACCTCGTTCGCCCCCGGCGCCACCATCCTCGACGCCGCGCGCACGATGGGGATCGACGTCCCGACACTCTGCTGGTACCCCGCCCTTCCCACCGTCGGCAATTGCCGCATCTGCCTCGTCTCGGTGGAGGGCAACGCCAAGCTCGTCCCCGCCTGCGCCACGCAGGCCACCGACGGCATGGTCGTCACGACGGAATCGCAGGCCGCCGTGAAGAGCCGCCAGGGTGTGCTCGGCATGCTGCTCGAGCGCTATCCGACGGAGGAGATCCCCGCCGGCGGCTACCGCAACGAGTTCGAGGCGCTCGTTCGACGCTATGACGTCCCCACGACGCGACGCGCCGGACTCCCCCTCCGCACCGGCGACGAGCGCGACGGCGACCCAATCATCCAGCACGACATGTCCACCTGCATCCTGTGCACGCGCTGCGTACGGGCATGCGAGGACATCCAGGTCGTCGGCGTGCTCGACGTCGCGCATCGCGGTGACCAGGCCCAGATCATCGTGGGCGCCGACGGCAACCCCGAGCACGCCGGCTGCACGTGGTGCGGCGAGTGCGTGCGCGTGTGCCCCACTGGGGCGATCCACGACATCATCCCGATGGCCGTCCGGGCGGCGAACGGCCAGGTGGTCGACCGACCGGCGTCCAACGATATGCCTCCCATCGACCGGACGGTGCGCAGCGTCTGCCCGTATTGCGCCGTCGGTTGCCAGCTCGACCTGCAAGTGCGGGACGACAAGGTCATCCACGTGAAGTCCCCCTGGATCGAGGAAAACACGCCGAACAAGGGGTCGACGTGCGTGAAGGGGCGCTTCGGCACGGACTTCGTGCTGCACCGCGACCGGTTGACGACGCCGCTCGTCCGCCGCGGATGGATCAAGCGCGACGGGCGCTGGGTGTTCGACCCCACGCACGACAACGCACCCACCTGGCCGCGCCGCGGTGGGCCGTGGGATCTCATCAAGGACGAAGGGCTGAAGCCCAAGCGCGGACCACGCACGAACCCGCTCAAGCGCAGCCCCACGGGGCTCGCCTCACTCGGCGATCCGCGCGACCGCGTCGCCACCCCGTCGTCGTGGTACGAGCCGTTCCGGGAAGCCACGTGGGACGAGGCGATGGAGATCGTGGCGCAGGAGCTCGTCCGCCTGCGCGACGACCGCGGCCCGCAGTCCCTCGCCGTCTTCCAGTCGGCCAAGTGCAGCAACGAGGAGAATTACGTCCTCCAGCGGATGTTCCGGGCCGGGCTGGGGACGAACAACGTGGACCACTGCACGCGCCTCTGTCACTCCTCCTCGGTGAGCGCGATGCAGCGGGCGATGAACACCAGCGCGGCCTCCGGCTCGATGCGCGAAATCGAGCACGAGAGCGACGTCATCTTCCTCCTCGGCGCCAACACGACCGAATCGCACCCCGTCTTCGGCGCCGCGATCAAGCGCGCGCTCAAGCGAGGGGCAAAGCTCATCGTCTGCGACCCGCGCCGCATCGAGCTGGCGACCCGCGCCCACATCCACCTGCAGGCGCTCCCGGGGACCGATGTGGCCCTGATGAACGGAATGCTCCACCACATCCTGGCGA includes the following:
- a CDS encoding formate dehydrogenase subunit alpha, which translates into the protein MPMLTIDGHVTSFAPGATILDAARTMGIDVPTLCWYPALPTVGNCRICLVSVEGNAKLVPACATQATDGMVVTTESQAAVKSRQGVLGMLLERYPTEEIPAGGYRNEFEALVRRYDVPTTRRAGLPLRTGDERDGDPIIQHDMSTCILCTRCVRACEDIQVVGVLDVAHRGDQAQIIVGADGNPEHAGCTWCGECVRVCPTGAIHDIIPMAVRAANGQVVDRPASNDMPPIDRTVRSVCPYCAVGCQLDLQVRDDKVIHVKSPWIEENTPNKGSTCVKGRFGTDFVLHRDRLTTPLVRRGWIKRDGRWVFDPTHDNAPTWPRRGGPWDLIKDEGLKPKRGPRTNPLKRSPTGLASLGDPRDRVATPSSWYEPFREATWDEAMEIVAQELVRLRDDRGPQSLAVFQSAKCSNEENYVLQRMFRAGLGTNNVDHCTRLCHSSSVSAMQRAMNTSAASGSMREIEHESDVIFLLGANTTESHPVFGAAIKRALKRGAKLIVCDPRRIELATRAHIHLQALPGTDVALMNGMLHHILAMGLEDRDFIAGRTHDFDRVRSAVAPYTPERASHITGVSADLIREAAELYARGPRSATLWAMGLSQHSTGTDIVTSLLNLILATGMIGRWGAAMIPIRGQNNVQGASDVGAIPMVYTDYQPVTDPAVRHVFAQAWGVPDERIPLTAGLKVTQIVDESSPVRGMYIMGENPILSDPEVAHAEHWFRGLEFLAVQDLFLTETARYADVVLPGSSFAEKDGTFVNTERRIQLSRAAVPPPGKSRRDLDILIELSNRIGLPTPFRDAAEVMDEIARVTPSWRGVSHARLEDNRGLQYPVHDSEHMGTDFLFADAFPTTDGRATFYPVEFLPPAELPDEEFPFLLNTGRQMYHWHTGTMTRRSFALDARESTPIVELNPADARELGVGDGEAVLVSSRRAQISIAVRLSDRVARRQVFIPMHYREAAANLLTNPALDPYAHIPEFKVCAVRVVKGVGSEPAIGSSAAAAAR